The Leptospira hartskeerlii genome contains a region encoding:
- a CDS encoding EAL domain-containing protein, translating to MSEGRASWNASKWREWFSEGEIVPYFQPILSVEKDSIFGYEALARFIDKAGVVHSLGPFFLADIPHSFSVSEREEFKNLKLEIDRTIRKKAVEKISNTLGLDPKAKLFLNISPSFMQDYLSSKTDEEPYTLQIAKSFGLDPKRIVIEIVEEHFSGEIDQLKPLINLYKRSGFLVAIDDLGSKSSNLDRIGALYPDIIKVDLGLIRSSVASRNFQEILFTLSRLAESLGCSLLFEGLETETELYNALTYGARFLQGFYFAEPAPELMDINGLSIRFSQLHELFFNYKKYQLLRRIKKEKELEDRLESSGIEVISLNGIVTIKLRNSYLLEKSVFRMYVTNHEGRQLSPNYSEISDSGMIEDDSFVGRNWSWRPYFLEQFYKNAKDSSGGWIASNPYYDLESNLLLVTYSKSMEEGNVLFVDVRMWDFP from the coding sequence ATGAGCGAAGGAAGAGCTTCTTGGAATGCATCCAAATGGCGGGAATGGTTTTCCGAAGGTGAGATTGTTCCTTACTTCCAGCCCATTTTGTCCGTCGAAAAAGACTCAATCTTCGGTTACGAGGCTCTTGCTCGTTTCATAGATAAGGCGGGTGTGGTCCATAGCCTTGGACCATTCTTCTTAGCGGATATACCTCATTCTTTTTCCGTTTCCGAAAGAGAAGAATTCAAAAATCTTAAATTAGAAATAGATAGGACCATTCGCAAAAAAGCGGTGGAGAAGATCAGTAATACTTTAGGCCTGGATCCTAAAGCAAAACTTTTTCTGAATATATCTCCTTCTTTCATGCAGGACTATTTATCTTCCAAAACTGATGAAGAACCTTATACTTTACAGATTGCAAAAAGTTTCGGCCTGGATCCTAAAAGAATTGTGATAGAAATTGTAGAGGAGCATTTTTCAGGAGAGATCGATCAGCTAAAACCTTTGATCAATTTATACAAACGCTCTGGATTTTTAGTTGCTATAGACGATCTCGGTTCTAAATCATCTAACCTGGATCGTATAGGTGCATTATATCCGGATATCATCAAAGTGGATCTGGGGCTTATTCGGAGTTCCGTTGCTTCTCGAAATTTCCAGGAGATTTTATTCACTTTGTCCAGATTGGCGGAAAGTTTGGGATGTTCTCTTCTGTTTGAGGGTCTGGAAACAGAAACTGAACTTTATAATGCTTTAACCTATGGTGCCAGATTTTTACAAGGTTTCTATTTTGCAGAACCTGCGCCTGAATTAATGGATATCAATGGATTGAGCATCCGATTCTCGCAACTTCACGAGCTATTCTTTAATTATAAAAAGTATCAGTTATTACGAAGGATCAAAAAGGAAAAGGAGCTGGAAGATCGTTTAGAATCTTCCGGAATCGAAGTTATCTCTCTTAATGGGATCGTAACTATTAAATTAAGAAATTCTTATCTTCTGGAAAAATCCGTTTTCAGGATGTATGTGACTAACCATGAAGGAAGACAACTTTCTCCTAACTATTCTGAAATTTCAGATTCCGGAATGATAGAAGACGACTCCTTTGTTGGAAGGAATTGGAGCTGGAGACCGTATTTCTTAGAACAATTTTATAAAAATGCAAAAGACTCTTCCGGAGGTTGGATCGCAAGCAATCCATACTATGATTTAGAAAGCAATCTACTCTTGGTAACGTATTCAAAAAGTATGGAAGAAGGAAATGTTCTGTTCGTAGACGTTCGGATGTGGGACTTTCCTTAA
- a CDS encoding DUF1577 domain-containing protein: MEKVQRKQRDKEFIIDPGKKLHIIGKFLLKTDLLVRDTETHESVQLLSVNKDATKILVQGRMAEQFKLNAHIVLYKLLARYVELECEVLEEKPNNQYIMQVEHVSIASRERKFTRIKPPEGSVWITNLRTSRTTIDANLFNIPTSVKVNFADTERTLKPKFDIVKIDVFNSIGDKFDLVKKTGKILYIPNTQKPDCYKSSDPSGFIDYEHELGDEDDVRKKIIEYANQKIKSELIVPVIYINHDEQAIPIGYIHAQNKTREIDITEVMEIKTLTFDMVDRIRESNTILVKERFSVIDLSTGGLRVKINHPDLNSELPRRKGFTFDIFFKMQSPITAYGVVRSIARDTDGNLYVGLSLEGNSARPGERKRFTDNVNRMLSDSGVKVG, encoded by the coding sequence ATGGAAAAGGTTCAAAGGAAACAAAGAGACAAAGAGTTCATCATAGATCCTGGTAAAAAACTCCATATCATTGGAAAATTTCTACTCAAAACAGATCTACTCGTAAGGGATACGGAAACTCACGAATCCGTTCAGCTTCTCTCCGTCAATAAGGACGCCACAAAAATTTTAGTACAAGGTCGAATGGCCGAACAATTTAAGCTGAATGCTCATATTGTTTTGTACAAATTACTCGCGAGATACGTCGAACTAGAATGCGAGGTCCTGGAAGAAAAACCGAATAATCAATACATCATGCAAGTGGAACATGTTTCCATCGCAAGTAGAGAAAGAAAATTCACCAGGATCAAACCTCCGGAAGGAAGTGTTTGGATCACGAACCTGCGTACTAGCAGGACCACAATTGATGCGAACCTATTCAATATCCCTACTTCCGTAAAAGTGAATTTTGCGGATACGGAAAGAACTCTCAAACCTAAGTTCGATATAGTTAAAATAGACGTTTTCAATTCTATAGGGGATAAATTCGATTTAGTAAAAAAGACGGGCAAAATATTATATATTCCTAATACACAGAAGCCGGATTGTTATAAATCTTCCGACCCGAGCGGATTCATAGATTATGAACATGAACTGGGCGATGAAGACGATGTTCGTAAAAAGATCATAGAATACGCCAACCAAAAGATCAAATCGGAGCTGATCGTTCCGGTTATCTATATCAACCATGACGAGCAGGCAATTCCAATCGGATATATACATGCCCAAAATAAGACCAGGGAAATAGATATAACCGAAGTGATGGAAATTAAAACCCTCACTTTTGATATGGTGGACCGGATCAGAGAATCTAATACCATTCTAGTGAAGGAAAGATTCTCAGTTATAGATCTTTCCACTGGCGGTTTGAGAGTAAAGATCAACCATCCGGATTTAAATAGCGAGCTACCTAGAAGAAAAGGATTTACATTCGATATATTTTTCAAAATGCAATCTCCGATTACTGCGTATGGAGTAGTACGTTCTATTGCGAGAGATACGGATGGAAACTTATATGTAGGACTTTCGTTGGAAGGAAATTCTGCAAGGCCTGGAGAGAGAAAACGTTTCACTGACAACGTAAATCGTATGCTTTCCGACTCGGGCGTAAAAGTCGGCTAA